The proteins below come from a single Garra rufa chromosome 3, GarRuf1.0, whole genome shotgun sequence genomic window:
- the LOC141331619 gene encoding putative C-type lectin domain family 20 member A: protein MKASVTLLLFLSLFGLNVSGYRHHIFVNETLSWNDAQQHCRLHYYDLSTVREKDLQALFYNSLITDSTFWIGVQRDSRDITKWMWSEGGEATITFWNSGEPNNENEKCGAINKYRFTLNDIYCSEKLQFYCMKVYELIVVHQRSTWEEALEYCRKNYTDLAIINSEDIMEEVKINSAAAVTDEVWTGLRFLAGGWFWVNGAGFDYNVWSSDGEPQCPALNQRCGVYDRTQKVCKPTDCERRLNFLCIKEK from the coding sequence ATGAAGGCTTCAGTCACTCTGCTGCTTTTTTTGAGCCTCTTTGGGCTGAATGTCAGCGGCTACAGACATCACATTTTCGTGAACGAGACTTTGTCGTGGAACGATGCACAGCAGCACTGCAGACTGCACTATTATGACCTGTCCACTGTCAGAGAGAAAGATTTACAGGCTTTATTTTACAATTCCCTAATTACAGACAGTACTTTTTGGATTGGAGTTCAGAGAGACAGCAGAGACATTACCAAATGGATGTGGTCCGAAGGCGGAGAAGCAACAATTACATTTTGGAATTCTGGAGAACCtaataatgaaaatgaaaaatgtggCGCTATCAATAAATACAgatttacactgaatgacataTACTGCTCTGAGAAACTACAGTTTTATTGTATGAAGGTCTATGAGCTAATTGTGGTGCATCAGAGAAGCACATGGGAAGAGGCCTTGGAATACTGCAGAAAAAACTACACTGACCTGGCCATAATAAACTCAGAAGACATTATGGAAGAAGTGAAGATTAATAGCGCAGCAGCTGTTACTGATGAAGTGTGGACCGGTCTACGCTTTCTAGCTGGTGGTTGGTTTTGGGTAAACGGAGCCGGTTTTGACTACAATGTCTGGTCTTCGGATGGAGAGCCCCAGTGTCCTGCCCTGAACCAGCGCTGTGGGGTTTATGACAGAACACAGAAGGTTTGTAAACCCACAGACTGTGAGCGGAGACTCAACTTTCTCTGCATCAAGGAGAAATAA